One genomic segment of Brevibacillus laterosporus LMG 15441 includes these proteins:
- a CDS encoding FecCD family ABC transporter permease, translating into MLFLLVLVGLLVSMFIAISFGAKDLTLETVWTAVTSYNSELTTHQIIHEMRLPRVIGAAVVGAAFAVAGALMQGVTRNPLADAGILGINAGATFVVALSFAFFPNLTYSSLMVLSFLGAVLSTLLIFLLGSRATGGLTPLRLTIAGAVVAAFLHSLSSGIAIYYDLSQDLAFWYAGGVSGVRWSHLKILVPVILIAILFAFLLGRSVSLLSLGDEVADNLGAHTKRIRLFGMALAVLLAGVSVSAVGSIGFVGLVIPHISRKLVGVTYRLIIPMSALLGAILLVLADLGARTINPPRELAIGVMVALVGVPFFLYLARKEGRSL; encoded by the coding sequence ATGCTTTTTCTCTTGGTGCTTGTCGGCTTACTTGTTTCTATGTTCATAGCCATCTCATTTGGAGCAAAGGATTTGACACTAGAAACGGTATGGACGGCTGTTACTTCCTATAATTCAGAGCTGACAACACATCAAATTATTCACGAAATGCGGTTACCGCGTGTGATTGGGGCTGCTGTTGTCGGAGCAGCGTTCGCAGTTGCTGGGGCGTTGATGCAGGGAGTTACACGTAACCCGCTAGCTGATGCAGGGATTTTGGGGATTAATGCAGGTGCTACGTTTGTTGTAGCGCTCAGCTTTGCATTCTTTCCAAATTTGACCTACTCAAGCTTGATGGTTCTTTCATTTCTAGGAGCCGTGCTTAGTACCTTACTCATCTTTTTATTGGGATCGAGGGCAACTGGAGGGTTAACACCATTGCGTCTAACGATCGCCGGAGCGGTTGTTGCAGCTTTTCTACATTCACTCAGTTCAGGAATCGCTATTTATTATGATTTAAGTCAAGATTTAGCCTTTTGGTATGCCGGTGGTGTCTCTGGAGTGAGATGGTCTCATCTTAAGATACTGGTGCCGGTTATCCTGATTGCCATTTTGTTTGCTTTTTTATTGGGGCGTTCTGTTTCGTTACTTTCATTGGGCGACGAGGTGGCAGATAATTTAGGCGCTCATACAAAGCGTATTCGGTTATTTGGAATGGCGCTTGCTGTATTGCTTGCTGGTGTGTCTGTGTCTGCTGTTGGTTCCATTGGATTTGTCGGATTAGTCATTCCGCATATTTCCCGAAAGCTAGTAGGAGTTACTTATCGACTTATTATTCCAATGTCAGCTTTATTAGGGGCAATTCTGCTGGTGTTAGCTGACTTGGGAGCAAGGACAATAAATCCGCCTAGAGAGTTAGCGATAGGCGTAATGGTGGCACTTGTCGGTGTTCCTTTCTTTCTTTACCTTGCCCGCAAAGAAGGGAGGAGCTTATAA
- a CDS encoding ABC transporter ATP-binding protein: MTEVLLDVKNLRTSFFTRAGEVQAVRGVSFSVHKGEIIGIVGESGSGKSVTAKSILSLIAHPGKIVGGQINFGEKDLLLATEKEHKAIRGNRIAMIFQDPMTSLNPVYKIGRQLTEVIIRHQKVSKSVAKQKAIEILKQVGISSAEERFNQYPHEFSGGMRQRVMIAMALSCEPELLIADEPTTALDVTIQAQILDLIKELANQSDTAVMLITHDLGVVAQVCTRVIVMYSGMVMEEGKVEDIFYRPQHPYTQGLLRSLPKHHKGNKERLTPIEGTPPSLLNPTNGCPFAERCPHMMDKCLNQIPPSYELGSDQRMKCWLGEEIGGNRYENQRHFS; the protein is encoded by the coding sequence ATGACGGAAGTTTTATTGGATGTGAAGAATTTAAGAACGTCCTTCTTCACACGCGCTGGAGAGGTGCAGGCTGTTAGAGGAGTCAGTTTTTCCGTACACAAAGGTGAAATAATTGGGATTGTAGGCGAGTCGGGAAGTGGAAAAAGCGTAACCGCCAAATCCATTCTCTCTTTGATTGCACACCCGGGAAAAATTGTTGGTGGACAGATCAATTTCGGTGAAAAGGATCTGCTTTTAGCGACAGAAAAGGAGCATAAAGCAATTCGTGGGAATCGGATCGCTATGATCTTTCAAGACCCCATGACTTCGCTGAATCCGGTATATAAAATTGGGCGTCAGCTAACGGAAGTAATCATCAGACATCAAAAGGTGAGTAAGTCTGTAGCGAAACAAAAGGCAATCGAAATATTAAAACAGGTAGGCATTTCCTCTGCTGAGGAACGCTTCAACCAATACCCCCATGAATTCAGCGGCGGAATGAGGCAGAGAGTGATGATTGCAATGGCGCTTTCATGTGAACCGGAGCTATTGATCGCCGATGAGCCTACTACCGCATTAGATGTAACGATTCAGGCGCAGATTCTTGATTTAATAAAAGAGCTCGCTAACCAATCAGATACAGCAGTTATGCTGATCACGCATGATTTGGGTGTAGTTGCCCAAGTATGTACAAGAGTAATTGTCATGTACAGCGGTATGGTGATGGAGGAGGGGAAGGTTGAGGATATCTTTTATCGCCCGCAGCATCCTTATACACAGGGGCTTTTGCGTTCCCTGCCGAAACATCATAAGGGGAATAAAGAAAGACTAACTCCCATCGAGGGAACTCCGCCTAGTTTATTAAACCCTACGAATGGCTGTCCATTTGCCGAGCGTTGCCCGCATATGATGGATAAATGTCTGAATCAGATTCCGCCTTCTTATGAATTGGGCTCCGATCAACGGATGAAATGCTGGCTGGGAGAAGAGATCGGGGGGAACAGGTATGAAAACCAAAGACATTTTAGTTGA
- a CDS encoding YwbE family protein has translation MNGKKRSEIIAGLEVEIVLKQDQRTGKRTRGIVKDILTNSSTHPHGIKVRLTNGMVGRVQEIIKGE, from the coding sequence ATGAATGGGAAAAAGCGAAGTGAGATCATAGCTGGGCTAGAAGTGGAGATTGTTTTAAAACAAGATCAGCGAACAGGAAAGCGTACAAGAGGAATTGTGAAAGACATTCTGACGAATTCCAGCACGCATCCACATGGCATAAAAGTAAGATTGACGAACGGAATGGTAGGTAGAGTACAAGAGATTATCAAAGGGGAGTAG
- a CDS encoding ABC transporter permease produces MFSFIAKRILQSIPMLFFISIVCFALIKLAPGDPLQAFITPKMSLEDIERIRHNMGLDRPGYVQYLMWLKNVFMGDFGYSLINHRPVLTQVIERLPATAGLMGASILLSVLLAIPLGLLAGANRNKWIDSILNMFSYVGISIPAFWFAMLLIYFFAIKLHLLPSMGIRTIGVTSTWDVIKHGILPCLVLSFGQLSVYMRYIRSNTIGQLKEDYVQIQYAYGSTRWQILFRHVLKNVLLPIITLLGMSLPDLIAGAIITETVFSWPGIGSLSIKAAFGFDYPIIMAITMFTSVLLIIGNLLADILYSVVDPRIRAWR; encoded by the coding sequence GTGTTTTCATTTATAGCAAAACGGATTCTTCAATCCATTCCAATGTTATTTTTTATTTCTATTGTTTGCTTTGCTTTGATAAAGCTGGCTCCCGGTGATCCCCTGCAAGCCTTCATTACTCCCAAAATGAGTCTTGAGGATATCGAACGGATTCGGCATAACATGGGATTAGATCGACCTGGGTATGTTCAGTATTTGATGTGGCTGAAAAATGTGTTTATGGGTGATTTTGGCTATTCACTTATCAATCATCGGCCTGTGCTGACACAGGTAATTGAACGGTTGCCGGCAACAGCAGGGTTAATGGGAGCTTCTATCCTTCTGTCTGTTCTGTTGGCTATTCCATTAGGATTGCTGGCAGGGGCAAATCGAAATAAATGGATTGACAGTATTTTAAATATGTTTTCATATGTAGGCATTTCCATTCCAGCCTTTTGGTTTGCTATGCTTCTGATTTACTTTTTTGCGATTAAACTGCATCTTCTTCCTAGCATGGGAATAAGAACGATCGGAGTGACCTCCACCTGGGATGTTATCAAGCACGGGATTCTTCCCTGTTTGGTTCTTAGTTTTGGGCAATTGTCTGTTTATATGAGATATATTCGTTCCAATACGATTGGACAACTAAAAGAGGATTATGTTCAAATCCAATACGCGTACGGCTCTACCCGATGGCAGATTCTTTTTCGCCATGTGCTAAAAAATGTACTTTTACCGATTATTACCCTTCTGGGGATGTCATTACCTGATTTGATTGCTGGGGCGATTATTACTGAAACGGTATTTTCTTGGCCGGGAATTGGCTCACTTAGTATTAAAGCTGCCTTTGGATTTGATTACCCAATCATTATGGCGATTACCATGTTTACGTCCGTCTTGCTTATCATCGGCAATTTACTGGCAGATATCCTATACAGCGTAGTTGATCCTCGAATCAGGGCATGGAGGTAG
- a CDS encoding ABC transporter ATP-binding protein: MKTKDILVDVEHLKKYYPIHKGFFGGVKTYVKAVDDVSFQIYKGETFGLVGESGCGKSTTGRSIVRLFDVTEGKILFDGHDVAKMNEQQLKPFRKRMQTIFQDPYSSLNPGMTVFELISEPMNIHESLGANERKEIISALLERVGLKKEHLERYPHEFSGGQRQRVSIARSLAVKPEFIMCDEPISALDVSVKAQVVNMLEDLQNELGLTYLFIAHDLSMVRHISDRIGVMYLGQLVEVAESGELYEHPAHPYTQALLSSIPVADPNLRDQNRIMMKGDIPSPLSTIRGCKFQSRCPYASSCCAEEQPKLVSISAGHQVACHLFSE, encoded by the coding sequence ATGAAAACCAAAGACATTTTAGTTGATGTAGAGCATCTCAAAAAATATTATCCAATCCATAAAGGCTTTTTTGGAGGGGTAAAGACATATGTGAAGGCTGTGGACGATGTCAGTTTTCAGATTTATAAGGGAGAAACGTTTGGACTGGTTGGTGAGTCCGGCTGTGGTAAATCTACAACAGGACGCAGTATCGTTCGACTGTTCGATGTGACTGAAGGGAAAATACTGTTTGATGGACATGATGTTGCAAAAATGAACGAACAACAGCTTAAGCCATTCCGCAAACGAATGCAAACGATTTTTCAGGACCCGTATTCTTCTTTAAATCCAGGTATGACTGTCTTTGAGCTGATCAGTGAACCTATGAATATCCATGAATCGCTCGGGGCAAATGAGCGCAAGGAAATCATTTCGGCTCTCTTGGAGCGTGTAGGTTTAAAGAAAGAACATCTGGAGCGTTACCCGCATGAATTTAGCGGTGGGCAAAGACAAAGGGTTAGTATTGCTCGATCTCTTGCTGTGAAGCCGGAGTTTATTATGTGCGATGAACCAATCTCAGCACTGGATGTATCTGTTAAAGCACAAGTGGTCAATATGCTAGAGGATTTGCAAAATGAACTGGGGTTGACCTATCTGTTCATCGCCCATGATCTATCGATGGTCCGTCATATTTCAGATCGCATTGGAGTGATGTACTTAGGTCAATTGGTAGAAGTAGCTGAGAGTGGCGAGCTATATGAGCATCCGGCACATCCTTATACACAAGCACTGCTTTCCTCTATACCGGTAGCTGATCCGAACCTGCGCGATCAAAATCGTATCATGATGAAAGGTGACATTCCAAGCCCGTTGTCAACCATTCGCGGCTGTAAGTTCCAATCGAGATGTCCTTATGCATCGTCATGCTGTGCAGAAGAGCAGCCAAAGCTAGTATCGATTAGCGCGGGTCATCAGGTTGCCTGTCATTTATTCAGTGAATAA
- a CDS encoding sensor histidine kinase, whose protein sequence is MSRLKRRLAVHFMYQFFLLAIGTLLLITVGLIVLVQEISQNEIKRNFPAGALDIMVSDTIIEKDKVQFNDLLLKQIREKGMWLQIVREDGRVIHSVNVPEGLPNSYRIDELWGIHQTSHWNSYTIYTKIYNTFDSPYLFLLGNSEPNKELAAKWFAHYAHQGIVATSSLAQIEKEVNDLGYLHVVDPQGNVIQTIGKKTEKQQYLPIDLVKMQMEPGSYPTKIDVYYDPTSLNTWVLHITKKDGEYQKQPLLHEIIYTLVKLCGGLFALAILFSIWHGYRYGQPLLLFIGWLERMGQGRYDEVLTKKDRKNAYRKNGKLRMRYRLYQEVIEAFYQMAEKLTESEREKKRLEKTREEWMTGITHDLRTPLTTIQGYGHMLESKQLDWTETELQQVGHMIREKADYMRILVEDFSLSFQLKNNAVSFFVERVELNEFVRRIILQHINDVTIEETSFTYENNPEPLYMMANPKWFTRMLDNLIINAVKHTPPGTMVTVMTKRQENRAILIVKDEGLGMDEETKEKLFERYYRGTHTEEKTEGSGLGMSIAKAIAEGHHGTVEVETGVGRGTAITLSFPCE, encoded by the coding sequence GTGAGTAGGTTAAAACGAAGGCTAGCTGTACACTTTATGTATCAGTTTTTTTTACTTGCAATCGGAACACTTCTGCTCATCACTGTGGGATTAATTGTACTTGTACAAGAAATCAGTCAGAACGAGATTAAACGGAATTTTCCCGCAGGTGCACTGGACATAATGGTGTCTGATACCATAATTGAAAAAGACAAAGTCCAATTTAATGACTTGTTACTAAAGCAGATACGTGAAAAGGGCATGTGGTTACAAATCGTTAGGGAAGATGGGCGCGTTATTCATTCAGTCAATGTTCCCGAAGGCTTGCCAAACAGCTACCGAATCGATGAGCTGTGGGGGATTCATCAAACAAGTCATTGGAATTCATATACGATATACACAAAGATTTATAACACATTTGATTCACCGTATTTATTTTTACTAGGTAATAGTGAACCAAACAAAGAATTGGCGGCTAAATGGTTTGCCCACTATGCTCATCAAGGAATAGTGGCCACTTCTTCTCTGGCACAGATAGAAAAAGAAGTGAATGATCTAGGTTACCTACATGTTGTCGATCCACAAGGAAATGTTATTCAAACAATTGGCAAAAAAACAGAGAAACAGCAGTATCTTCCTATTGATTTAGTGAAGATGCAGATGGAGCCAGGTTCTTATCCGACGAAAATTGATGTATATTATGACCCTACATCTCTTAATACGTGGGTTCTACATATTACGAAAAAAGACGGAGAGTATCAGAAGCAACCGCTTTTACATGAAATCATTTATACTCTCGTAAAATTATGCGGGGGACTTTTTGCTCTGGCCATTCTTTTTTCCATCTGGCATGGCTATCGTTATGGTCAGCCGTTGCTGTTATTTATTGGCTGGCTGGAGCGAATGGGACAGGGACGCTACGATGAGGTATTGACCAAGAAGGACAGGAAAAATGCGTATCGTAAAAACGGAAAGCTACGCATGCGATATCGACTTTATCAGGAGGTTATTGAGGCTTTTTATCAGATGGCTGAAAAGCTAACAGAGTCGGAGCGGGAGAAAAAACGGTTGGAAAAAACCAGAGAAGAGTGGATGACTGGAATTACTCACGACCTGCGAACACCTCTGACAACCATTCAGGGCTATGGACACATGCTTGAAAGCAAACAGCTTGATTGGACAGAAACGGAATTACAGCAAGTGGGGCATATGATTCGAGAAAAGGCGGATTATATGCGGATCTTAGTAGAGGATTTTTCTCTTTCCTTTCAATTAAAGAACAATGCGGTATCCTTTTTTGTAGAACGGGTGGAGCTAAATGAATTTGTAAGACGGATTATCTTGCAGCATATCAATGACGTAACCATAGAGGAAACCTCATTTACCTACGAAAATAATCCTGAGCCACTGTACATGATGGCTAATCCGAAGTGGTTCACGCGCATGCTGGATAACCTGATTATTAATGCAGTCAAGCATACTCCTCCGGGGACGATGGTTACAGTTATGACGAAGCGCCAGGAGAACAGAGCAATATTAATTGTAAAAGATGAAGGATTAGGGATGGATGAGGAAACGAAAGAAAAGCTATTTGAACGTTATTATCGTGGCACTCATACGGAGGAGAAGACAGAAGGCTCCGGTCTGGGAATGAGTATTGCAAAGGCCATTGCAGAGGGGCATCACGGGACAGTCGAGGTAGAAACAGGAGTAGGCAGGGGTACTGCGATCACCTTATCGTTTCCTTGTGAATAA
- a CDS encoding FusB/FusC family EF-G-binding protein gives MVEPFIQNHQYNFIKKQIDILRNATLTVADPKVMEAVRYGAEVKVIDVFPTVTDIQKQLLGRISSIKAEEFQDYLRSLTPYLLEFPQVTEKQIRKLFPKNKKLKVPDLVTIDFLKVTYLGWINISSNKLFIVYHFKGKAVGIEGRYSLVHKKNICALCHGYTDVALFSAISKSRAAHVSSDYYKAVGQYICINSHECNSRITDVTALERFIEDVIG, from the coding sequence ATGGTGGAGCCATTTATTCAAAATCATCAATATAACTTTATTAAGAAGCAAATAGATATTCTGCGAAACGCTACCTTAACTGTTGCTGATCCTAAAGTAATGGAAGCGGTGAGGTATGGAGCAGAAGTAAAAGTAATAGACGTGTTTCCCACCGTTACGGATATTCAAAAACAATTGTTGGGGAGAATCTCTTCCATAAAAGCGGAAGAGTTTCAGGATTATCTCCGTTCATTAACACCCTACTTACTTGAATTTCCACAGGTGACTGAAAAACAGATCAGGAAGCTATTCCCCAAAAATAAAAAGCTTAAGGTTCCTGATTTAGTAACGATTGACTTCCTCAAGGTAACCTATCTTGGCTGGATTAACATTTCTAGCAATAAACTATTCATTGTTTATCATTTTAAAGGGAAAGCCGTTGGGATCGAAGGGAGATATTCTCTTGTACACAAGAAAAACATATGTGCATTATGCCATGGATATACGGATGTTGCTTTATTTTCAGCGATCTCGAAATCAAGAGCTGCTCATGTATCCTCTGATTATTACAAAGCGGTTGGTCAGTATATATGTATTAATAGTCATGAGTGTAACAGCAGGATTACGGATGTTACTGCCTTAGAGAGGTTTATTGAGGATGTAATAGGCTAA
- a CDS encoding ABC transporter substrate-binding protein, with product MTKRFGIISIMMSILLFLSGCASEGTAPQQGGDQSQPVAGSGTPKNGGSLVIAVGDDPSALNPNYAGDRVTLTINQSLFAPLFTINEGKKTFVLAESLTQSKDFLTYTLKLRDNLTWHDGKKLTADDVVFTLASILDEKQHSPQRSLFVLDGKPIQVKKVDDTTVDFVLPQVSAAFEGALVQVSPIPKHIFENIEDIEKSEKNFSPVGSGPFKFKEYKPGEYVTLERFDNYFAGKSYLDTITYRITKDSNAANLAMQNGEIQMKFIDPQDYNKMNDMQMFTLIKYNEGRLVYMAFNLNIDVLQKKEVRQAIAYAIDKNELVHAAYSSLDYAEPAYSLLTPDALYYTKELPTYDYNVEKAKELLKKAGVNQLKLRLAYVNNNKPQTSQALYLQQKLKDIGIEIELQPLDPAAFSNKSQDMKNKDYDLSFGGYIMGYEPDAYKSLFVSTEPFNYSHYNNKEFDQLWSKAAVEVDTAKRAELYKKIQQTVADDVPIYPIAYPKSIIAVDKKFGGLQEAVTKPVTMFEDLSKIYEQ from the coding sequence ATGACGAAGCGCTTTGGAATTATTTCTATTATGATGAGTATCCTTTTATTTCTTAGCGGCTGTGCTAGTGAAGGTACAGCACCTCAGCAGGGAGGAGACCAAAGTCAACCTGTAGCCGGGAGCGGCACACCCAAAAATGGGGGAAGCTTGGTAATCGCAGTTGGCGATGATCCTAGCGCACTTAACCCGAACTATGCTGGGGATCGCGTGACCTTAACGATTAATCAATCCTTGTTTGCACCCTTATTTACGATCAATGAGGGGAAGAAAACATTTGTATTGGCTGAGAGCCTGACGCAATCCAAGGATTTTTTAACCTATACGCTAAAACTGCGAGATAACCTGACTTGGCATGATGGGAAAAAGCTGACTGCTGATGATGTAGTCTTTACGCTTGCTAGTATTTTGGATGAAAAGCAACACAGCCCACAACGAAGCTTGTTTGTCTTAGATGGAAAGCCGATTCAGGTGAAAAAAGTTGACGATACAACAGTAGACTTTGTACTTCCTCAGGTCAGTGCAGCTTTTGAAGGAGCTTTGGTTCAGGTTTCCCCTATTCCTAAACATATTTTTGAAAATATAGAGGATATTGAAAAGAGTGAAAAAAACTTCAGTCCAGTCGGTTCTGGTCCGTTCAAATTCAAGGAATATAAACCTGGAGAGTATGTAACCTTAGAACGTTTTGATAACTACTTTGCAGGAAAATCCTATTTAGACACGATCACGTATCGAATTACCAAGGATAGTAACGCTGCGAATTTAGCAATGCAAAATGGCGAAATTCAAATGAAGTTCATCGACCCACAGGACTATAACAAGATGAATGACATGCAGATGTTTACCTTAATTAAATATAATGAAGGTCGATTGGTGTACATGGCTTTTAACCTCAATATTGATGTTTTACAGAAAAAAGAGGTTCGCCAAGCGATTGCCTATGCGATTGATAAAAATGAATTAGTTCATGCAGCGTACTCGTCTCTTGATTATGCTGAACCTGCTTATTCCTTGCTTACTCCTGATGCGCTTTATTATACAAAGGAGTTGCCTACGTATGATTATAATGTGGAGAAAGCTAAGGAATTGCTTAAAAAAGCAGGAGTCAATCAGTTGAAGCTTAGATTGGCCTATGTGAATAACAATAAACCGCAAACCAGCCAAGCGCTCTATCTACAGCAGAAATTGAAAGATATCGGAATTGAAATTGAATTGCAGCCATTAGATCCAGCAGCGTTCTCAAACAAATCTCAGGATATGAAAAACAAAGATTATGACTTGTCCTTTGGCGGCTATATTATGGGCTATGAACCGGATGCTTATAAATCTCTATTTGTTAGTACAGAGCCTTTTAACTATTCGCACTACAATAACAAAGAGTTTGATCAGCTATGGTCCAAGGCCGCTGTAGAGGTTGATACGGCAAAACGTGCTGAGCTGTATAAAAAAATCCAGCAAACAGTAGCAGATGATGTACCAATCTATCCGATTGCATACCCTAAATCCATTATAGCGGTGGATAAAAAATTTGGTGGGTTGCAAGAGGCGGTTACGAAGCCGGTTACCATGTTTGAGGATTTGTCAAAAATTTACGAGCAATAA
- a CDS encoding PhzF family phenazine biosynthesis protein: protein MTPDFDLISQLSKKYQVIGFHLFTLDTKNEMIAACRNFAPLYDIPEESATGTSCGALACYLYKHKFISDQAIHPLVFSQGHSMNQPSTIISRLSIKQGKIEQIEVGGTASNIQQRFVII, encoded by the coding sequence ATTACACCTGATTTTGATCTGATCTCACAACTAAGCAAAAAATATCAGGTTATTGGCTTTCATTTATTCACATTGGATACAAAAAACGAAATGATTGCTGCTTGCCGGAACTTTGCCCCTTTGTATGATATACCGGAGGAAAGTGCGACAGGGACATCCTGTGGGGCACTAGCATGCTATTTGTACAAGCATAAATTCATTTCTGATCAGGCCATTCACCCCTTAGTCTTCTCTCAGGGTCACAGCATGAATCAGCCTTCCACCATTATTTCAAGACTTTCTATTAAACAGGGGAAAATCGAACAAATTGAGGTTGGCGGGACTGCATCAAATATTCAACAAAGGTTCGTCATCATATAA
- a CDS encoding CD3324 family protein, which translates to MKYVSATAILPEKLLVEIQKYIQGETIYIPKPKTTHQKWGSRSGGRKLIDDRNTAIRHAFKNGKTIHQLADDHFLSIETIKKIVYSSKQA; encoded by the coding sequence ATGAAATATGTGAGTGCAACAGCTATTTTACCCGAAAAGCTGCTTGTTGAAATTCAAAAATATATTCAAGGTGAAACCATATATATTCCCAAACCAAAAACGACGCACCAAAAATGGGGCTCGCGTTCTGGCGGAAGAAAGCTCATTGATGATAGAAATACTGCCATTAGGCATGCATTCAAAAATGGAAAAACGATTCATCAATTAGCTGATGACCATTTTCTTTCGATAGAGACGATTAAAAAAATTGTATATTCCAGTAAACAGGCGTGA
- a CDS encoding response regulator transcription factor, with translation MENAKILLVDDERSIVIMLEKVLRNEGFHQIFHASTAKEALQMVQEQKPDFIVLDVMLPDQSGFDICPKIRQMSHAHILFVTARASDLDILTGFATGGDDYVTKPFNPLEIAARIKARLRRDNLSIPISEPEITTYSYNFGRFIVNETAGELIVEGQRVSCPAQVFLLLLYLCKHPNRIFSKGQLYEAVWGLDGLADDNTVMVHIRRIREKIEVNPSDPKYLVTVRGLGYKLVKENRRE, from the coding sequence GTGGAGAACGCCAAGATCTTACTTGTTGATGATGAAAGATCAATTGTTATAATGCTGGAGAAAGTATTGAGAAATGAAGGCTTTCATCAAATATTTCACGCTTCAACAGCAAAGGAAGCCTTGCAAATGGTTCAGGAGCAGAAACCAGATTTCATTGTGCTTGATGTCATGCTGCCGGACCAAAGCGGGTTTGATATTTGTCCAAAAATCAGGCAGATGTCCCATGCCCATATTTTGTTCGTTACGGCAAGAGCCTCCGATTTGGACATTTTGACGGGATTTGCTACAGGCGGAGATGATTATGTAACAAAACCATTTAATCCATTGGAAATCGCTGCGAGAATTAAGGCTCGCCTGAGACGAGATAATTTATCTATTCCAATCTCAGAGCCAGAGATTACAACATATAGCTACAATTTTGGCAGGTTTATCGTAAACGAAACGGCAGGGGAGCTTATCGTGGAAGGACAGCGGGTCTCGTGTCCGGCACAGGTCTTTCTGTTGCTGCTCTATTTGTGTAAACATCCCAATCGGATATTTTCGAAAGGTCAATTGTATGAAGCGGTATGGGGATTAGATGGTCTAGCAGATGATAACACTGTCATGGTTCATATTCGTAGAATTCGTGAAAAAATTGAGGTTAATCCCAGCGATCCAAAATATCTGGTAACCGTTCGAGGGCTGGGGTACAAACTTGTCAAGGAGAACAGACGTGAGTAG
- a CDS encoding ABC transporter permease, producing the protein MNRRRWNNVKMELFSNKLGLISIMILLVFALGSLFAFLAPYDPNQIVIQDRLQAMSQTHFFGTDDYGRDYFSRALYGGRVSLLVGFAAMIIATGLGTTIGAISGYFGGMVDSIIMRIVEILMSIPSFLLMLILSVYLKPSIQTVIIIIGLLTWMNVARLVRAETLSVKEREYVLYAKVSGQSSFKMICYHIIPSISSTIIVTATINIASAILMESALSFLGLGIQQPNSSWGSMLNNAQGYIGEAPHLALFPGLFILLTVMSFNVLGDVLRVAFEPKANDE; encoded by the coding sequence ATGAATAGAAGAAGATGGAATAACGTAAAAATGGAATTGTTCTCTAATAAGCTGGGCTTGATCTCGATTATGATTCTGCTTGTTTTTGCCCTTGGCTCCCTATTTGCTTTTTTAGCTCCGTATGATCCTAATCAGATCGTTATTCAGGATCGGCTTCAGGCGATGAGCCAAACGCACTTTTTTGGCACTGATGATTACGGTAGGGATTATTTTTCTCGGGCTCTATATGGTGGGCGAGTCTCTTTACTGGTGGGATTTGCTGCTATGATTATCGCTACCGGACTTGGTACAACAATTGGAGCGATTAGCGGTTATTTTGGAGGTATGGTCGATAGCATCATCATGCGCATCGTAGAGATTTTAATGTCAATTCCATCCTTTTTATTAATGCTGATTCTAAGTGTGTATTTAAAGCCTAGTATTCAAACCGTGATTATTATTATTGGACTTTTGACCTGGATGAATGTAGCTAGACTTGTCCGAGCAGAGACACTATCTGTCAAGGAACGAGAATATGTATTGTACGCCAAGGTGTCGGGACAAAGCTCATTTAAAATGATCTGCTATCACATCATTCCAAGTATCTCTTCTACTATCATTGTGACGGCGACCATCAATATTGCTTCTGCGATCTTGATGGAGTCGGCGCTGAGCTTTCTGGGATTAGGTATTCAACAACCTAATTCATCCTGGGGGAGCATGCTAAACAACGCACAAGGATATATAGGGGAAGCACCCCATCTAGCTCTATTTCCCGGCTTGTTTATTCTGCTTACGGTAATGAGCTTTAATGTCTTAGGGGATGTTTTGCGAGTAGCCTTTGAACCAAAAGCCAATGACGAATAG